A segment of the Siphonobacter curvatus genome:
TATCGGGTAAATCGGTTTGAATAAGCCGGGCAATGGGACGGTGGGTTTGTACATGTACTTCCAGCCAACCCCGTAAATTCCGGGCAATCTGACAATCTTTTACCAGTGGACTCGACTTTACCCGACTTTCCAGAAAACTCAGATCAATCTTTTCAAATGATTTTCCTTCTAAGGGCTTTCTGCCGAATTCCGAAAGCAAATTCTTAATGTCTTGCTGCGATAACAAAGGCGTTTCCTTGCTGCCTTCATTAAGCGTAATCGTTACTTTTTCACAGGGCTGGGAAGCGTACCAGTTCTCGGCAAAAGCTACCAAAAGGCCGACCAACAGGACTCCCAGGACGACCTTTACCCAGTTTCTTAACCGAAAGATAGAAAACTTCTCCAAGTCCTTAGGGCCTGAGTTTCAAAAATTATTCTATGGTAATTAGGAAAGTCTATACCGATTTTTCCTAATTTATTTCAGGTAGAAAACTACTGTTTTCTACCTGCTTTAGCTTGTACTAATTCCCGCAACGGAGCAATCAGTGTATCAATATCACCCGCTCCAATAGTTACGACAATGTCAAGTGGTAAGTCATTAATCAAATCCAGTACTTCATCCTTGGTGCACTGAATTTTGTCTTCACTGGTAACCTTGTCAAAAATCACAGCAGCGGTAATCCCAGGAATCGGTAACTCACGAGCGGGATAAATGTCGAGTACAATGGCCCGATCTGCTAACGATAAGGACTCGGCAAAGCCTTCCTGAAAATCGCGAGTACGGGTGAACAGGTGAGGCTGGAAAATAGCCGTCACGTGCCGATTCGGGTACAACGCTTTTACGGATTTCAGAAAAGCCTCAATCTCCGTAGGATGGTGGGCATAATCATCAATATAAACCGTTTCCGGAAGCTCCAAATGATACTCAAACCGACGTTTTACTCCGCGGTACGAATTTAATCCAGCCCGAATTTCCTGCGGCGAAAGGCCTACCTGTAGACAAACCGCAAAGGCCGCAACCGCATTTTCAGCATTATGAAAACCAGGTACTACTAAGGTAATATCTTCACAAAATCCACTGGGATATACCAGATCAAATTTAAAACGGGCATCGGCGATGCGACAGTTTTCAACGTGATACATCCCCGACTCAAAACCATACGTACGAACTTCAGCCTTGGTCTGATTGTTTAAAGACAAACCATTTTTAAGAAACAGTACGCCTTCCGTCCTAATCTGACTAACAAAATCCCCGAAAGACTTGAGTACTTCGTCGCCCGAACCATAGATATCCAGGTGATCGGCATCGGTCGAAGTCACAATCGCTACATCGGGATGAAGCGTCAGAAAACTACGGTCAAATTCATCCGCTTCTACTACGCATAATACGTCACGCAGGTTTTCAGTAGGTTCGTTAAGCAGAAAATTCGTTTGATAATTCTGCGTAATACCACCCAGAAAAGCGGCGACATTCCGACCACTATGTTTGAGGATATGAGCCACCATGGACGAAGTAGTCGTTTTGCCGTGCGTACCCGCTACCGCAATCAGAAACATTTCTTCCGTGAGTAAGCCCAGTACCTGCGAGCGTTTCAGAATGCGAAATCCATTTTCCCGAAAATATGCCCATTCCGTATGCTCTTTCGGAATGGCTGGGGTCAGTACAACCAGCGTCTCTTCGGGGTCCAGATACGCCTCTGGAATTTCTGCTACACCATCAGTAAAATGAATCGTAATACCTTCGGCCTGTAGGGCCTTGGTTAACGTAGTAGGCGTTTTATCGTAACCCGCTACTGCGTACCCGTTGACATGAAACCAGCGGGCAATGGCACTCATTCCTATCCCTCCAATACCGAGAAAATAAATAGACTTATATGAACGAATAGGCTTGACTGGTACCATGCAATGAACGGAATAATAAGCTTATAAAAAGAGACTATAAGTGTTGCATTTTGTTTTCGGAAATTCGTAACTAAACACGTAAAGTACTGATAGTCAATAGAAAAAAATAATAAATATGATTACTGAGATAACTTCCATACTTCCTCTGCGATCTGCTGAGCAGCCTGAGGCTTAGCGAGTTGCTGGATTTGTCGGCCCATACTTTGCTGTACTTCCTTGCTCTTGAACAATTCCAGCGTAGTGGGGATCAGCTTTTCTCGTGCTTCAGCGTCTTTGACCAGTAATCCCGCCTCTTCGCGTACCAGGGCCATCGCATTTTTAGTTTGATGGTCTTCCGCAGCCGTAGGGAGGGGTACAAAAATGGAGGGCTTACCCACCAAACATAGTTCTGAAATCGACAGAGCTCCGGCTCGGGAAATTACCACGCTGGCTGCAGCGTAGGCATAGGGCATCTGGTTAATGAAATCTGATACCCAGATTCGATTTGAATGCAGAGCCGATACCCGCTGCCGAGCCTTATCAATATACAGCTTGCCGGTTTGCCAGATGATCTGATAACCCGACGCAAGCAGTTGTTCGAGCCCGGCATCGATACTTTCATTGATGGTACGGGCTCCCTGACTACCTCCAATAACGAGTAAAGTAGGTATGTCGGGTGATAAACCTTTAAAGTATTCCCACACCTTAGGATCGCTCGCTGAAACGCTTCCAATATCACTCCGGACGGGATTGCCCGTTATGACTACTTTTTCGGTGGGGAAAAACGCCTGCATATCCGGATAGGCTACGCAGATTTTCCGGGCATTCTGGGCTAAAAACTTATTGGTAATACCAGCGTAGGAATTTTGTTCCTGAATCAGATACGGTACGCCGTTCATCCCAGCCATTAACAGCAAAGGTCCACTGGCGTATCCACCAACACCGACAGCTGCGTCGGGTTTGAAATCCCGAATTACTTTCCGAGCGGCCCAAAGGCTTTTCGTCAGCTTGGCGGGGAAACTAAGATTCGCTAAAAGATTGGATCGATTGATCCCCGCAATATCGAGACCGAAAATAGGATAGCCCGCCTGAGGGACTTTTTCCATTTCCATACGGCCGTTTGCCCCGACAAAGAGAATCTCCGTTTGAGGGTCTTTCGCCTTGAGAGCATTGGCAATGGCAATGGCCGGAAAAATATGTCCACCCGTTCCTCCGCCACTTATGATAATGCGTTTCGACACGTCGTTGAAAGCTTTTTTACGTAATTAAACCCGTAGTTAGCAATTCTTTTCTGAGTACTGGAAAGAATCATTTTTGCAAAAAAACAACGCGGCTGCTTAGAAGTCAATAAAAATTATGCAGCCATTGCCGCTTCCTCTCGGGGTTCAGCGGGTTGAGTTTCAGCCGCTTCCCGGCTAACACTTAAAATAGCTCCGATCGAAACACCCGTGAAGAGCAGCGAAGAACCACCCCAACTGATGAGCGGAAGCGTCTGACCCGTTACGGGAATGAGTTGTACCGAAACCGCCATGTGAACCAAGGCTTGTAGAACCAGACTAAAGGCCAGTCCGGCTGCCAGGAAATAACCAAAGGCCTGACCACTCTGAATTTCAGCCTTTTTTAGTCGCCGGAAGGCTACGAAACGAACGCTGCGATATAGTAACCAAAGGTACAGAACCAGGGTAAAGACGCCGCCGATAAATCCCCATTCTTCAATCAGAATAGCGTAGGCAAAGTCAGAATAAGCCTGGGTCATGAAATTTCGCTGTAAACTATTTCCGGGGCCCCGACCAATCCAATCGCCTGAAGCTACGGCTACTAAACTGTACTCTTCCTGCGAATCAATCCGACGATCTTCCGGCGTAAGCCGTTCCGGTGGGCGTACTTTCTGAATGACTTGTGAGATAACATTGGTAGGACGGCTAAAACGGCCTTCCCAGGTAGTTCCCCGCGAACCAAAAGCGTAAGCGATCATAAAGGCCAGCGAACCTGCCAGCGTCAGGTATACCAGATAACGAATGGGCACCTGACCAATAAACATCAGTAACCAGCATGGAGCCATTAATAGTAATGCCGCACTTCCGGAGTTCAAGGCCAGCAGAAAACCCAGAAAACCGCACCAGAAAATAGGAGGTACGAAAACCAGTGGATCGCTGTAATTGGCCTTGAGCCGTTTCGCCAACATGGCAGCCAGATTCGCAATGAGAGCAAACTTGGCTAAATCAGAGGGCATGAAACCAGAAAAAAACGGAATCGGTAAAGCCCGTTTGGCTCCACCACTTTCTACGCCTAATACCTGAACCAAAATCAGTAGCAATACCGACAACATGAGCAAATACCGGGATAAGCTGGCGTAGCTTTTAAAAGGTAATCGGTGACAAACGATGATAATGATGAGACAGAATGTTAAGTCCCGAATGTGCTTGAATAAGAACGACCCCGTGTCAGGTAAATCGTGGAATTGATACGTGCCCCGAGCCGAAAAAACAACGATCAAACCAATGGCAAGCAGAGCTAAGACAATATTCCAGATGGTACGATCACCTTCCAGACGAAAAAAGGTACGGAGTCGTTCGAGGGTCATAAAGAAAAAAGGAAGGATGAACGATAATTACGTTTACAAATGTAAATTATTTACATTTGGAAATACAAAATAAAATCAATAAAAAAATGCTCCGACTTTTTTTCGGAGCATCGTCATTATCAGGACTTCGGCTATTCTTTAATTAAAACCTGCTCCTGATGATAAATCTTGGTATAAGGCCGAATGCTGTGTACGAGCCACACGTTCCCGCCGACAATGCTGTGATGGCCGATGACGGTTTCTCCTCCCAGAATGGTCGCTCCCGAATAAATGACGACGTGATCTTCCACCGTTGGATGCCGCTTTTGCGAAGCTAGTTCTTTATTTACACTTAATGCTCCTAGCGTTACGCCCTGATACAGCTTTACGTGCTTGCCAATGCTGGTGGTTTCTCCAATGACAATGCCCGTACCGTGATCGATAAATAAATGCTCGTCAATTTCAGCGGCGGGGTGAATATCGATACCCGTACGGGAATGAGCAAACTCTGTCAGTACGCGGGGTAACAGCGGAATACCCAGGTCATAAAAAGCGTGAGCAATCCGATAAAAGGCGACGGCGTAGAAACCCGGATAAGCTCGAACTACTTCATATTCCGAAGTAGCAGCCGGGTCGCCCGCCATGATCGCCGATACGTCGGTACGGAGTAGGTGGTAAATTTCAGGAATCTGATTGACAAACTGCGAGGCAAGTTGCGTAGCGTCCTGAGGGAGATGCCCTTGCATGGACTGTAAAAGCTCACCTAAATCCTGCTCAATCCGGTCAAATGCGGCTCCGAGTTTCTCTACGGAATCATAGTGCTTTTTCGTTTGCTCGGGAAATAGAAGCAAAACCAGTCTAGTAACCAAACGAGCTACAGAAGAGGTCGCTGGAAAATATTCCGTAGTCGTATGGGCTTCATACAAACTTTCCAGAAAGGGGCGTGGCAACATGCAACGAGTGGTTTATAAGATCGGTATGCAATCCGCAGTGTAAGCAAACGTATTCTCAACGATACTTTCAAGGCTGTCTCTACTATTGCCCAAACGGAGGAATAGGTTCCCTAGCGTCTGCTTATTTTATATATTTTTCCTTTTTCATTGGTTAGTAGTAGCTCCGTATTACTGATGAAAACGAGCCCTTCTACTTGTCCACGTCCCACTTTCAGGCAAGAAATTGGATGCTTAAAGTTAATCTCCCCGTGCTCAATCCCAAAGAAAAAGACTTTTCCGTAGGTCAATAGGGCAAAGCTTTGCCGATCTGGACTGATGTCGGCAGCGGTAATCATGCCGTTTATCCGAATACTATCTTTTCGAATGGCCGTATGGTGGCCTTCCCGAGCCGGAATGGTATACAAAGTGGCTGTTTTATGCCCCCAGTTTTTCGAAAACAAAAAGAGACTATCCTGAGCATAGAAGAACGCTTCACAGTCAAAATTCTTGCGTGAACGTTCGGGAGGAAACGCTCGCTGATCTTCGTAATGGTATGTTATTTTCTTAGGTAAAGTAGCCGATGAATCGCTGGCTAGAGAGACCTGATAGATGCATAAATCCTGCCGGGTATTTGTATTATTGCCGATATCGCCAATGAATAAATGACCCCGATCGTCCCGACTAAGTTCTTCCCAGTCCTTGTTGGTAAGGTGTGGCAGCGACCAGGTAGTAAGCAAACGGCCGGAGGCATCGATTTCGTAAAGCTCAGGGCGACCACCCGAGTCGTTGTGCGTCCAGAAGGTGGGTTTTGCGGAAGCCGTTGCTAAACCCGAATTTTCATTGGCTACGGCAGGCATTTGTCCCATTTTCTCAATCCGGTACTGAGGTTTGGCCCGGCGGAAGCCCTGACGGTAGATGTCGGGCTGGCAAGAACACAAACTGGTTTGTATTTCGAATAGCAAAAAGAATAGTTTAGTAAGCATTCCGTAAAATTCGTTCTAATCAAGTTGAACCGCACACCCCGAAAGTCACTGAATCCATCGTCATCCCGTCAACCATTTATTTACAAGGAAATCCCCGCCCCATGACTCCAGAACCTACTTTGCCCTATCCCGTCCGACTGGCCGCGATACTCATTTGCGTACTGCTCATCATTTATGGCTTATACGCTCTGCAGGGCGTAGTAACCCTGCTACTTTTTTCGCTTTTACTGGCGATGTTATTGTTTCCCCTATGCCGGAAACTGGAGCGGTGGAAATTTCCGCGAGTCGCTGCCATCTTCGTTTGTCTGGTCATTCTGATTGGCGTTCTCGTAGGCATTGGCTGGGTTGTGTCCATGCAAATGGCTAACTTCTCCGACGATTTTCCCAAATTTCAGAATAAAATGAATGCCGTCCTTGATCGTGCCCAGGAAATGGCCAACGATCAGTTAGGGCTGGATAAAACCCGTCAGAACACAGAGATTAGACGCATTACGAACGACGTTTTACACAATAGTGGTAGCTATATCACTACTTTTCTATCCTCTACTACGTCTACGCTCGCTGACTTGTCGTTGATTCCCTTGTTTGTATTCTTTATCCTTTTGTACCGGGACTTTTTCCGAAGTTTTGTCTATAAGCTGTTTTCGAAAACCAAACGTTCGCGTCTGGACGACGTACTGAGTAAAATTTACGTCGTCGTACAGGGGTATCTGGCGGGTTTAGTACTGGTAATTGGCATTGTAGCCTGTTTGAATACAACCGGATTACTGATTCTGGGTATCGACTATGCCTGGTTCTTTGGAACGCTGGCGGCAGTCTTGCTGCTGGTTCCCTACATCGGTATTCTGATCGGGTCGCTGTTACCTACTATTTACGCCCTAGTTACGAAAGATTCACCAATGTATGCCGTCGGGGTAATCGGTGTATTCAGTTTCGTTCAGATTCTGGAAGGAAACTTCATTACGCCTTACGTTGTCGGCTCAAAGGTAAGTGTTAACCCGCTAGCAGCGATGGTTGTGTTGATTCTGGGTGGACAGTTGTGGGGAATCTCAGGACTGGTACTGGCTCTACCCGTAACTGCCATTGTGAAAGTGATTTGTGATAATGTCGATGGACTCAAACCATACGGGTTCCTGCTCGGCGACCCCGAATACAGTAGGGGAGCAGTAGTAAAATCAAGTAGTAAGTTGCCTAAGCTCGATACGCTGACCAAACGAAAACGGAAAGTGGAAGAAGCTTTAGCTAACGAAGAGCAGCCTCAGAACCAAACGGAAGCTAGAAGTTTAAGGGATCAAAATTCCTGAAATGCCCATTGAGACGAATTCGCTCTTTGGTTTTTTCCAGTTCCTGAATAACAGGCATGATCCGATTCAAATGGCGGGAAATAAAGCGTTGTCGTTCCAGCTCTTGTGGAATTTGTAGTAACTCGTATTCTTCCTCAAGCGATAAGCCAATTTTATGAGCGATCTGGTACGAAAAGTTCTCGGATCGGTCGTTAAAATCTACGTTTGTCTGTAGATGCTGATATAGTTTCTTGAGATGGTCCAGTAAGCCCGGCAGCAGTTCGGTACTGGATTCATGGTTATGGTAAGTTACCTGGCCCCCAGCGTATAGCTTTCTTTCTACGGGATTGATAAAACTCAGCAGACGAAAAATTTGCAGGGCTTCCGTACGTATATCCATCCGGCCATCGTCGTAACGTTGGGATACCTCAAGTACGCGTAAGGAAGTACCAAAGTCCATCCGCTGATTCGGAATGTATACAGGAATACCAAAGGGCGTATCTGCTTCCAAACACTCAGTAATCAACTGAATGTAGCGGGGCTCGAAAATGTGGAGGTTTAGTTTTTCCCCCGGAAAAGCTACCAGATTGAGCGGAAACAAAGGCAGAAAAGCCATAGATCTGTATCGAAGGGAGGTGGAAGGTATCGCCTAGACAATCAACACACAAGGTTGATTCCGCTTAGATAAAAGCTAATTCCGTTCAACGGTAAGACCTACCGTCTGAATCTCCGGTAGTGGGTCCTGACGCATGTACTGTTCCACCTTGAAGGTGTAAGTACCCGCTTTGGCGAAACGGTAATTTTTTACGACCAGAAATTTATGATCGTAGATGTCGCCCAGGCCGTTACCCGTTGGTTTACCCGTGGTCGCATTGGCCAAAATGAGCTCATCCAGTTTTCGTTCGATGGTTTTTCCATCCGGCCCTAACAGCGTACGAGTAATGTAAAGGTTGTAATAGGGGTAAGACTTCGTATTGCGCAGGTTATAATATAGATTGTACGTTCGAGTAGTATCGCTGATGTCAAAGGAAAAGCTAGGAACGGTTTTGACCGGCCATTTAGCATCTGGCAGTTCGATATTATCCTTGAATACCGCGTTCGGATCACAGGCCGTTAGACTGACCAGAAAGAATAAAAAGAGAAATAGTCGCATAGGAATGAAAGTCCCGGAGGTGTTGAGACCTCCGGGAACGAAATCATTTAGAAGGAGGACGGTTTGAGCCTCCGCCCGACCGTTTTTTCTTATTCTTCGACGCAGGACGATTTTGCGATTGAAACTTCTTATCCATACGTACCAAGTCACTATTAATGCCTGAGTTTTTCGCTTCGATGACGGGCATGATCTCCAGCTCTTCGAACGAAGGAGGAATGACACCTCGCTTATTCATCTCTACGATTTTCAGTACTTGCGGAATGGCTACCGGATACCAGTTGTCATCGCCACGGAAACTAAACCACATGATCTTACGGAAAATATCCGTTTTAATCAGGTTTGCATCCCCTTTCTGTACTTTCAGTGGTCCTTCCAGGCTTGGAATATCCCGTAAGGCATCGATGTACGTTTCCAGCTCGTAATTCAGACAACACTTCAAACGACCACATTGACCGGATAGCTTTACTGGATTCAGCGAAAGATTCTGGTAACGGGCTGCTGAAGTAGTTACGTTCTTGAAATCCGTCAACCAAGTAGAGCAGCACAATTCGCGACCACAGACGCCAATACCACCGATACGGGCCGCTTCCTGCCGCAGACTAATCTGCTTCATCTCAATACGGACCTTAAACTCGCTGGCCAGCACCTTAATCAGCTCCCGGAAATCCACGCGTTCATCCGAAGAGTAATAAAAGGTTGCCTTGGTACCGTCAGATTGAAACTCAACATCTGATAATTTCATGTTAAGCTTCAACTCCTTCACGATTTCCCGAGCCCGGTACATCGTCGGTAAATCCCGGGCAATGGTTTGCTCGTGTTTTTCGAGATCCTTAGCCGTCGCTTTCCGGTATACCTGCCGAATTTCGGGATCTTTCACCCCGCGTTTCACGACTTGCAACCGGACCAGCTCACCCTGTAAGGAGACGAAACCCAAGTGATGACCACTCTGCATTTCTACCACTACTGGATCGCCCGTATAGAGTTCAAGTTGAGCCGTATTACGGAAATATTCCTTCCGGCCTCCTTTGAATTTTACTTCTACCAGGTTACTCCGCTGGTGAACCGGGATTCCTAATCCCGGAGCTTCCATGTCCGACAACCAGTCGAACACATTCATTTTATTACAGCCACCCGTACCGCAGGCTCCGTTGTTCTTACAACCGGATACGGAGGCACCTGCTTTATCTTTCGAACGAATGCTTCCACAGCCACCCGTTGCACATGATGCACATCCCATTTTTTGTATGTAGAATTTTTGAATGATAGAAGCCTGAACGCAGCTCATAACGAGCCTGTCACTCATTCGTTGATTCTACCATCCAAAATTATAAAAGGTCCAGGCCGATGTCCCGTCGGAAGTACTTGCCTTCGTACTGGACAGCGGCTGCCGCCGTTTGTGAACGCTGGCGGGCTTCTTGGATGGACGTTCCCAGAGCCGTAACGGCCAGGACGCGTCCTCCATTGGTGACCACTTCCCCGGACTCGGAATGTTTTGTTCCGGCGTGGAAAATGGTCGTATAATTCTGTTTACCGGGCAATTGAATTACGTCACCCTTAGCGTAATCCCCCGGATAACCACCAGCTACCACAACGGTAGTAACGGCCATCTTATTGGATACGGCAAAATTTACGTATTTCAGTTTGCCTTCAGCCGCGGCTTTGAGCAGCATTAGCAAATCTGAATCAATACGGGGCAATACGACTTCCGTTTCCGGATCACCCATTCGGCAATTGTATTCAATCACGAAAGGATCACCGTTGACATTCATCAAACCAATGAAAATAAACCCAACGTACCGAATGCCTTCCGCTTTTAGTCCATTGAGTGTGGGGCGTACCACTCGCTCTTCTACTTTCTTCTGGAAAGCATCATCGGCGAAGGGTACGGGTGAAACCGCTCCCATACCACCCGTATTAGGTCCGGTGTCGCCTTCACCAATGCGTTTGTAATCTTTAGCTTCCGGTAGAATATGGTAATTCTCTCCGTCGGTTAACACAAATACTGATAATTCGATTCCGTGCAGGTACTCTTCAATCACTACTTTTTGGGAAGCATCCCCGAATTTCGCGTCTACCAGCATTTCCCGCAGGGTTTGCTGGGCTTCGGCTACGTCAGCGGCAATGATTACGCCCTTGCCCGCGGCCAGACCATCGGCTTTCAGTACCAGCGGAAAGGCTTGCTGCGTAATGTATTCCAGACCTTCCTCTAGGGTTTCTTTCACGAACGTACGTGAAGCAGCCGTGGGAATGTGGTATTTGGCCATAAAGTTTTTAGAAAAATCTTTCGATCCTTCCAACTGAGCTCCACGGCTATCTGGTCCTAGTATCAATACTTTCTTCAGGTCTTCGCGACTTTCGAAATAATCCCGAATGCCACGAACCAGCGGTTCTTCCGGCCCGACGATGACGAGTGAAATATGGTTTTCAAGAACAGCGGTAGCAATCGCGTCAAAGTCATTGACTCCAATCGGTAAATTTGTTGCCAGTTGAGCGGTACCGGCGTTACCGGGAGCTACGAATAACTGTTGACATAGGGGGCTCTGAGCAATTTTCCAGGCAAACGCATGTTCCCGGCCGCCAGACCCTACGATGAGAATATTCATCGGATAATTCTTAAATGACCACTCAGGCTGAAGCGTAAACTCCTTACGAGCGTATAAAGTGAAAATGATTGAAAAAAGGTACGAATAAAAAGCGGGCAACTGTACCAACCCTGGTACGGTTGCCCCTACTTATGGCTTAGTGACCTAATTCGCTGTGGAACTTGATCCGCATCAGCCGAAGTTCTTCTTCCGAGTACTCGTTGCCTAGTTCTTTTAAGGCAACGGCCATAGAATCAGTTTCCGCCCGCATGAAATATTCGTAGATTTCATCCTGACGATCATCATCCAGCACCTGATTGATGTAATAGTCCAGATTGAGCTTAGTACCGGAATAACAGATGTGCTCAATTTCTTCAATGAGCTCCGTCATACCTAGGCTTTTGGCTTCGGCAATTTCCTCCAGGTCAATCTTACGGTCAATTTGCTGAATGATAAAAATCTTAACCTTCGACTTGTTCGTCGTCGTTTTCACGACTACTTCCGTCGCCGTTTCGATTTCATTTTCCTCTACGTAACGGGTAATCAGTTCAATGAACTGTTTCCCGAATTTAACGGCCTTACCCATCCCAACGCCCGTAATCTGAGCCAGCTCCTGAATGGTGGAAGGGTAGGTAGTAGCCATTTCTTCCATGGATGGATCCTGGAAGATAACGTAGGGGGGAATATTTTTTTCCTTCGCAATTTTCTTCCGAAGGTTCTTCAGCATTTCAAATAAGGCTTCGTCGTAGGCTTTAGCCGACGCACTTACCTCATCTTTATCTTCATCTTTTTCTTCGCCTTGCTGGGTATAATCGTGATCCTTGGAAAAAGCCGAAGAGAAGGGAGCTTCCAAAAACTGAGCTCCTTTTTCAGATAGCTTTAAAGTACCATAGTTCTCGATATCCTTATCCAGAAAACCGTAAATCGTCAGTTGTTTGATGATCGAATGCCAGAACTCGGGCGTTTGCAGACCATCATCTTTTTTGTCAACGGTCTTAGGCTTGGCCTTAATAATAACATTGCCGTCTTCGTCTTCCTCCTCTTCGGGCTCATCGTCGTCGGTATCGGCCTCGTAGCCTATTTTGTACTTACCCTTGCCGAACACATCGAGTTTGTTGTGTCCGTGGCTCAGTACATAGGGGTTTTCAACGCCCAGCAGAATGTCTGCGATGTGATAGCAATCGAAGCGATTACCGGTCTGCTGAACGGCCTTGAGTATCCATTCGGCCTCCTCCTGCATTTTGAATTTCTGCGTAGGCTTAAGGCAGTTGTCGCAGAAACCACAGTCTTTGGCAAAATATTCACCGAAATAGCCCAGCAACTGACGGCGGCGACATACGCCCAGGTTAGAGTAACTAACCATTTCCATCAATAAAGCCTTGGCATTATCACGTTCAGTTACGGGCTTGTCCTTGTTGAATTTATCCAGCTTAACGATATCGTCGTAGCTGTAGAACATCACACAATTGCCTTCCAGACCATCCCGGCCCGCCCGACCCGTTTCCTGGTAGTAACCTTCTAGCGATTTTGGAGCGTCGTAGTGAAGTACAAAACGAACGTCGGGCTTATCAATACCCATCCCAAAAGCAATCGTCGCAACGATCACTTCAGCCTCTTCATTCAGGAACGCGTCCTGATTACCCATACGCGTTGCCGGATCCAGACCCGCGTGATAGGGGAGAGCCTTGACGCCGTTTACGTTCAGTAATTCCGCTATTTCTTCAACTGTCTTACGGCTCAGGCAGTAAATAATACCCGATTTGCCAGCCTGACTTTTGATATACTTAATGAGTTGCCGATTGACATCTTTCGTTTTCGGACGAATCTCATAATACAGATTCTTCCGGTTGAACGAAGATTTGTAAACCGAGGCATCTTCCATCTGCAGGTTTTTGATAATATCCTGCTGAACTTTTGGCGTTGCCGTTGCGGTAAGAGCAATCAGAGGTAAGCTCGGATTGATGGTTTCCACAATGCTGCGGATTCGCCGATATTCCGGACGGAAATCATGGCCCCATTCCGAAATACAGTGAGCTTCATCAATGGCCACAAACGAAATCTTTGCTTTTTGCAGAAAAGCTAGGTTTTCTTCTTTCGTCAACGACTCCGGAGCAACGTATAATAATTTAACTTCTCCGCTCAATACATCTTTTTTGACTTGCGTCATTTCCGATTTGCTAAGCGTAGAATTTAAAAACTGGGCATTGACCCCTACGGCATTCAATTGATCAACCTGATTTTTCATCAGGGCAATTAGCGGGGAAATCACTACGGCGGTACCCTCACTTACAACGGCAGGAAGCTGGTAACACATAGACTTACCAGCCCCGGTAGGCATAATCACAAACGTATGATTTCCTGCAAGAAGGTTACAGATAATATCTTCCTGTTCACCCCGGAACTGGGTAAAGCCGAAAACCTCTTTCAATTTTGCCTTGAGGGTATCCTTCAATGACG
Coding sequences within it:
- a CDS encoding RecQ family ATP-dependent DNA helicase, with the translated sequence MAMLADPSLKDTLKAKLKEVFGFTQFRGEQEDIICNLLAGNHTFVIMPTGAGKSMCYQLPAVVSEGTAVVISPLIALMKNQVDQLNAVGVNAQFLNSTLSKSEMTQVKKDVLSGEVKLLYVAPESLTKEENLAFLQKAKISFVAIDEAHCISEWGHDFRPEYRRIRSIVETINPSLPLIALTATATPKVQQDIIKNLQMEDASVYKSSFNRKNLYYEIRPKTKDVNRQLIKYIKSQAGKSGIIYCLSRKTVEEIAELLNVNGVKALPYHAGLDPATRMGNQDAFLNEEAEVIVATIAFGMGIDKPDVRFVLHYDAPKSLEGYYQETGRAGRDGLEGNCVMFYSYDDIVKLDKFNKDKPVTERDNAKALLMEMVSYSNLGVCRRRQLLGYFGEYFAKDCGFCDNCLKPTQKFKMQEEAEWILKAVQQTGNRFDCYHIADILLGVENPYVLSHGHNKLDVFGKGKYKIGYEADTDDDEPEEEEDEDGNVIIKAKPKTVDKKDDGLQTPEFWHSIIKQLTIYGFLDKDIENYGTLKLSEKGAQFLEAPFSSAFSKDHDYTQQGEEKDEDKDEVSASAKAYDEALFEMLKNLRKKIAKEKNIPPYVIFQDPSMEEMATTYPSTIQELAQITGVGMGKAVKFGKQFIELITRYVEENEIETATEVVVKTTTNKSKVKIFIIQQIDRKIDLEEIAEAKSLGMTELIEEIEHICYSGTKLNLDYYINQVLDDDRQDEIYEYFMRAETDSMAVALKELGNEYSEEELRLMRIKFHSELGH
- a CDS encoding gliding motility lipoprotein GldH, which codes for MRLFLFLFFLVSLTACDPNAVFKDNIELPDAKWPVKTVPSFSFDISDTTRTYNLYYNLRNTKSYPYYNLYITRTLLGPDGKTIERKLDELILANATTGKPTGNGLGDIYDHKFLVVKNYRFAKAGTYTFKVEQYMRQDPLPEIQTVGLTVERN
- a CDS encoding PSP1 domain-containing protein, with translation MGCASCATGGCGSIRSKDKAGASVSGCKNNGACGTGGCNKMNVFDWLSDMEAPGLGIPVHQRSNLVEVKFKGGRKEYFRNTAQLELYTGDPVVVEMQSGHHLGFVSLQGELVRLQVVKRGVKDPEIRQVYRKATAKDLEKHEQTIARDLPTMYRAREIVKELKLNMKLSDVEFQSDGTKATFYYSSDERVDFRELIKVLASEFKVRIEMKQISLRQEAARIGGIGVCGRELCCSTWLTDFKNVTTSAARYQNLSLNPVKLSGQCGRLKCCLNYELETYIDALRDIPSLEGPLKVQKGDANLIKTDIFRKIMWFSFRGDDNWYPVAIPQVLKIVEMNKRGVIPPSFEELEIMPVIEAKNSGINSDLVRMDKKFQSQNRPASKNKKKRSGGGSNRPPSK
- the purD gene encoding phosphoribosylamine--glycine ligase; this encodes MNILIVGSGGREHAFAWKIAQSPLCQQLFVAPGNAGTAQLATNLPIGVNDFDAIATAVLENHISLVIVGPEEPLVRGIRDYFESREDLKKVLILGPDSRGAQLEGSKDFSKNFMAKYHIPTAASRTFVKETLEEGLEYITQQAFPLVLKADGLAAGKGVIIAADVAEAQQTLREMLVDAKFGDASQKVVIEEYLHGIELSVFVLTDGENYHILPEAKDYKRIGEGDTGPNTGGMGAVSPVPFADDAFQKKVEERVVRPTLNGLKAEGIRYVGFIFIGLMNVNGDPFVIEYNCRMGDPETEVVLPRIDSDLLMLLKAAAEGKLKYVNFAVSNKMAVTTVVVAGGYPGDYAKGDVIQLPGKQNYTTIFHAGTKHSESGEVVTNGGRVLAVTALGTSIQEARQRSQTAAAAVQYEGKYFRRDIGLDLL
- a CDS encoding LON peptidase substrate-binding domain-containing protein, whose translation is MAFLPLFPLNLVAFPGEKLNLHIFEPRYIQLITECLEADTPFGIPVYIPNQRMDFGTSLRVLEVSQRYDDGRMDIRTEALQIFRLLSFINPVERKLYAGGQVTYHNHESSTELLPGLLDHLKKLYQHLQTNVDFNDRSENFSYQIAHKIGLSLEEEYELLQIPQELERQRFISRHLNRIMPVIQELEKTKERIRLNGHFRNFDPLNF